From one Triticum aestivum cultivar Chinese Spring chromosome 4B, IWGSC CS RefSeq v2.1, whole genome shotgun sequence genomic stretch:
- the LOC123093203 gene encoding uncharacterized protein produces the protein MDTDVISGRDAMAPAAGDGGARDKAAGGAGGGRKHLSSIANYVLHQCSLTLHRSVDDLVADFESGLKNAALDNYSRRLVEYCSLQALQSLTSPHLGDTLHEGSLGRFTFDMMLAWETPTPSDQQITMESISKEREDRKEPLGANEAVMGDDTSLFYSDMMPLLVNEDPTVGEDAYVWFGSVFPLACDVVNARFTFEALTATTANRLHYPAYDKFLKEMDKSFNFLQSLPTPTGVEFAEDEFILHTEGTTGTQRVVRHIGTGSWPGRLILTNKALYFETSGIISYGPAFKVELSDTRMDQQVKPASTGPFGAPLFDKAIEFESLPEPLLLEFPEMTSSTRRDLWLTLIKEVVFLHRFISAYKIESPIHKWEVHSRIILGVIRLHAAREMLRMSPPPPSSFLIFSLYDDLPKGDFVLEQLANHLKETSTITPFSASYVFKSLSKSDPIALSAEMAKEHDRDSSTHEQPLTSLGNTIDKVRDEAREVTVANAPIEGMKEEGLTDSLLVLVGLVSPISKLGPVIQEIMSWDRPQVTGGVLVVTLLTIYNEWVSYALAASLILAVGAMVWAKQRKLGEICSEVIIDKSSDKTTMESIVEAQHSMKKVHEYVKTANVVILRLWSIVLARSPKHTETVIWMLTGLAVALAVVPFKYVLMGLTVYCFVANTRVAKAVSDPRGGRRWREWWESIPAVPVHTVDKGELRTG, from the exons ATGGACACGGATGTGATTAGCGGCCGGGACGCGATGGCGCCGGCGGCGGGGGACGGCGGCGCGCGAGACAAGGCGGcgggaggagcgggcggcggccgGAAGCACCTCTCCTCCATCGCCAACTACGTCCTCCACCAATGCTCCCT AACGCTGCACAGAAGCGTCGACGATCTAGTCGCGGACTTTGAGTCGGGCCTGAAGAATGCCGCATTGGACAACTACTCAAGAAGACTAGTCGAGTACTGCAGCCTTCAGGCGCTGCAATCTCTAACATCTCCTCATCTAGGAGACACGCTTCATGAGGGATCCCTTGGTCGGTTCACGTTTGATATGATGCTAGCCTGGGAGACGCCCACTCCTTCGGATCAACAAATTACCATG GAGAGCatatcaaaagagagagaagatcGGAAGGAACCACTTGGAGCAAATGAAGCTGTGATGGGTGATGACACGTCGCTGTTCTATTCGGATATGATGCCCCTTCTT GTGAATGAAGATCCGACAGTCGGAGAAGATGCATACGTTTGGTTTGGATCTGTATTTCCTTTGGCTTGTGACGTTGTCAATGCGCGATTCACTTTCGAAGCCCTCACCGCTACCACAGCTAACAGGCTCCACTATCCTGCTTATGACAAATTCCTGAAGGAAATGGATAA GTCCTTCAACTTTTTGCAAAGCTTGCCAACTCCAACAGGAGTTGAATTCGCTGAAGATGAATTTATCTTGCACACGGAGGGTACAACAGGAACACAAAGGGTGGTTCGGCACATTGGGACCGGCAGCTGGCCTG GCAGGTTGATTCTGACAAACAAGGCCCTGTATTTTGAGACTTCCGGCATAATTTCATATGGGCCTGCTTTCAAGGTCGAGCTTTCAGATACTAGAATGGATCAACAAGTTAAACCAGCTTCAACAGGTCCTTTTGGTGCACCATTGTTCGATAAAGCCATTGAATTTGAATCACT ACCGGAACCTCTGCTTCTGGAGTTTCCGGAGATGACCAGCTCTACACGCCGCGATCTGTGGCTTACCCTGATAAAAGAAGTAGTCTTTCTCCACCGTTTCATATCGGCGTACAAGATAGAATCCCCTATCCACAAATGGGAGGTACATTCAAGAATCATATTGGGAGTGATAAGGCTCCATGCTGCAAGGGAGATGCTAAGAAtgtcaccaccaccaccttctagCTTCCTAATATTCTCGCTGTATGACGACCTTCCAAAAGGTGATTTTGTGCTCGAGCAATTAGCAAACCACCTGAAAGAGACGTCGACCATAACCCCGTTCAGTGCATCATATGTGTTCAAGAGTTTGAGTAAGTCGGATCCAATTGCATTAAGTGCGGAGATGGCAAAAGAGCATGACAGGGACTCGAGTACCCATGAACAGCCTTTGACCTCCCTGGGAAACACCATTGATAAAGTAAGAGATGAGGCGAGGGAAGTTACTGTTGCTAATGCTCCTATTGAAGGAATGAAGGAGGAAGGTCTCACTGATAGCCTCCTTGTATTAGTG GGGTTGGTAAGTCCCATCAGCAAATTGGGTCCAGTGATCCAAGAGATAATGTCGTGGGATAGACCGCAAGTCACCGGCGGTGTCCTTGTTGTAACTTTGCTGACCATATACAA CGAGTGGGTCAGTTATGCACTGGCAGCATCCTTGATACTAGCGGTGGGCGCGATGGTCTGGGCCAAGCAGAGGAAGTTAGGTGAGATATGCTCGGAGGTGATCATCGACAAGTCCTCGGACAAGACGACGATGGAGAGCATAGTGGAGGCGCAGCACAGCATGAAGAAGGTGCACGAGTACGTCAAGACGGCGAACGTCGTGATCCTCAGGCTATGGTCCATTGTTCTAGCCCGgtcaccaaag CACACGGAGACGGTGATCTGGATGCTGACGGGCCTCGCGGTGGCGCTGGCCGTGGTGCCTTTCAAGTACGTTCTGATGGGGCTGACGGTGTACTGCTTCGTGGCGAACACGAGGGTGGCGAAGGCGGTGTCGGACCcccggggcgggcggcgctggagggagtgGTGGGAGTCCATACCCGCCGTCCCGGTCCATACGGTGGACAAGGGCGAGCTACGAACAGGTTGA